One Camelina sativa cultivar DH55 chromosome 3, Cs, whole genome shotgun sequence genomic window carries:
- the LOC104779187 gene encoding receptor-like protein 12 has translation MEMERILTIFTAIDFSGNQLHGPIPDSIGLLKELLILNLSSNAFTGHIPSSLINLTKIPSELGALSSIEMINVSHNQLVGSIPQGTQFRRQKCSSYDGNPGINGPSLKDVCRDIKAPLEPLETKEEEEESLSWDT, from the coding sequence ATGGAGATGGAACGTATCCTTACAATCTTCACAGCCATCGATTTTTCAGGAAATCAACTCCATGGACCGATTCCTGATTCCATTGGTCTGCTGAAGGAGCTTCTTATTCTCAACTTGTCAAGCAATGCTTTCACGGGCCACATCCCATCTTCTTTAATCAACTTGACGAAGATTCCTTCCGAGCTTGGGGCACTCTCTTCTATCGAAATGATAAACGTTTCACATAACCAGCTTGTAGGTTCCATACCACAAGGCACACAGTTTCGAAGGCAAAAATGTTCCTCCTATGATGGAAACCCCGGAATTAATGGTCCTTCCCTTAAGGATGTTTGTAGAGATATTAAAGCCCCACTTGAACCGCtggagacaaaagaagaagaagaagaatcactgAGTTGGGATACATAG
- the LOC109130726 gene encoding uncharacterized protein LOC109130726: MENKNSHADLYALTQERQESLRSFIGRFKEVVVNVSIPDAAAIITLKNALWYESRFKEELSLTHIETIADVLLRAAKHIELEEEKVGNAKKHATA, from the coding sequence ATGGAGAATAAAAACTCTCATGCCGACCTCTATGCCCTAACACAGGAGCGTCAAGAATCGCTTCGGTCTTTCATAGGACGATTCAAGGAAGTCGTCGTCAACGTTTCGATCCCAGATGCTGCGGCAATCATCACACTCAAGAACGCTCTATGGTACGAGTCTCGCTTCAAAGAGGAACTGTCCCTAACACACATAGAGACCATAGCCGATGTGTTACTCCGAGCAGCAAAACACATCGAGCTCGAGGAAGAAAAGGTCGGCAACGCTAAGAAGCACGCAACAGCATAA